The following coding sequences lie in one Oncorhynchus gorbuscha isolate QuinsamMale2020 ecotype Even-year linkage group LG10, OgorEven_v1.0, whole genome shotgun sequence genomic window:
- the LOC124045516 gene encoding sodium-dependent lysophosphatidylcholine symporter 1, translating into MAHTTVISDGSPYEDKNELATTKDGNATLKTRGIPFSRKISYAVGGMPYQMTANAKGFFLQIFLLDVVQMGAFYASLILFLGRAWDAITDPLVGYMVIKSGRTRIGKLIPWIVFSMPLGVLAYIMMWFTPQESMSPSSSFFWFFIWSCLFDVFMTCYHVPYSSLNMFLGGDQKDRDSATGYRMGMEVFATLAGATIQGQIVGVYHAKSAQVCSQLNYSEASLRNVSSPLTDTLQNTRRAYVLAALVLGGIYFLCCVVLFLGVKEQLAPLSTLDRIRMPYLAGMKMVVGHTPYVKLVFGFLFASLAFQMAQGNFALFCTHAAGLGAYFQHLVLILLTAATLSIPLWQTLLLRLGKKTTLYIGLCMYAPALVIIASIQSNLPVFIIMSIISGSSLSALYLLPWSMLPDVVDDFKVKNPTSTDLEPMFYSCYVFFNKFGGGMSVGISTLALHFAGYKPGACRQNPAVITALRVLFAPVPVVLLLIGLVLFYFYPINEERRGQIQKELQKAEKVDGNQEMEAVGL; encoded by the exons ATGGCACATACCACGGTGATCAGTGATGGGTCACCCTATGAGGACAAAAATGAGTTGGCTACAACGAAGGATGGAAACGCAACACTG AAAACCAGAGGCATTCCTTTCTCCAGGAAGATAAGTTATGCAGTTGGTGGCATGCCCTATCAGATGACGGCCAACGCAAAGGGATTCTTCTTGCAGATTTTCCTGCTGGATGTTGTACAG ATGGGGGCCTTCTATGcatctctcatcctcttcctTGGCCGGGCATGGGATGCCATCACTGACCCTCTGGTGGGATATATGGTCATCAAGAGTGGTAGGACACGCATCGGCAAACTCATTCCCTG GATCGTATTCTCCATGCCTCTGGGCGTCCTGGCCTACATCATGATGTGGTTCACGCCTCAGGAGTCCATGTCTCCATCCTCCAGTTTCTTCTGGTTCTTCATCTGGAGCTGCCTCTTTGATGTCTTCATGACT tgCTATCATGTCCCCTACTCTTCACTCAACATGTTCCTGGGGGGTGACCAGAAGGACAGAGACTCTGCCACCGGCTACA GAATGGGGATGGAGGTGTTTGCAACACTGGCGGGTGCAACCATTCAGGGTCAGATTGTGGGGGTGTACCATGCTAAGAGTGCACAAGTCTGCAGCCAGCTGAACTACAGCGAGGCCTCCCTCCGTAACGTCTCCTCGCCCCTCACTGATACCCTTCAGAACACG AGGAGAGCTTACGTGCTTGCTGCTTTAGTTTTGGGAGGAATCTatttcctgtgttgtgttgtgctcttCCTGGGTGTGAAGGAGCAGTTGG CTCCTCTCAGTACCCTGGACCGTATCCGTATGCCCTACCTGGCAGGTATGAAGATGGTGGTGGGACACACCCCTTACGTGAAACTCGTATTCGGGTTTCTCTTTGCCTCGCTTGCCTTCCAG ATGGCTCAAGGAAACTTTGCCCTCTTCTGTACCCATGCTGCAGGTCTGGGGGCCTACTTCCAACACCTCGTCCTTATCCTGCTA ACAGCTGCCACATTGTCCATCCCTCTGTGGCAGACGTTGCTTTTGAGACTGGGGAAGAAGACGACGCTGTACATAGGACTCTGT ATGTATGCACCGGCCCTTGTGATCATTGCGTCCATACAGAGCAACCTGCCTGTCTTCATCATTATGTCCATCATATCTGGGTCTAGTCTATCGGCACTCTACCTGCTGCCCTG GTCTATGTTGCCGGATGTAGTTGATGACTTCAAGGTGAAGAATCCCACCAGTACAGACCTAGAGCCCATGTTTTACTCCTGCTACGTTTTCTTCAACAAGTTTGGAGGGGGGATGTCTGTGGGCATCTCCACCCTGGCATTACA CTTTGCAGGATATAAGCCTGGGGCCTGCAGGCAGAACCCAGCTGTGATCACAGCGTTGCGGGTCCTGTTCGCCCCTGTGCCCGTCGTCCTCCTCCTCATTGGTCTGGTGCTGTTTTATTTCTACCCTATCAATGAGGAGCGGCGTGGCCAGATCCAAAAGGAACTGCAGAAAGCAGA GAAAGTGGATGGAAACCAAGAAATGGAGGCAGTGGGATTGTAG